From Campylobacter pinnipediorum subsp. caledonicus:
AGCCTATGATAGAATTAAAATGGGGGCCAGTTTGATTCAAATTTTTACAAGCTTTATATACAAAGGTCCCAAAATTTGTTATGATATAAATAGTGGTATTTTAAAATTATTAAAACAAGATGGATTATCTAATATAAAAGATGCTATCGGTATAGATATTAAAAGATAAAGAAGGATTATTTTTGATAAAATTTAATAAAACTATACTAAAAAATAAGCTAGAAGTTTATCATATACCTGTTAATAAAGGCTCAAAAGTTATAAGTGTAGATATATTTTACAAAGTTGGGTCTAGAAATGAGATTATGGGCAAAAGTGGGATAGCTCACATGCTAGAACATCTAAATTTCAAATCAACAAAAAACCTAAAAGCTGGAGAATTTGATGAAATAGTAAAAGGATTTGGTGGTATAAATAATGCTTCTACTGGATTTGATTATACACATTATTTTATAAAATGCTCAAATGAAAATCTCAAAAAAAGCTTAGATTTATTTGCTGAACTTATGAAAAATTTAAATCTAAAAGATAGTGAATTTCAACCTGAAAGAGATGTTGTTACAGAAGAAAGAAGATGGAGAACCGATAACAATCCATTAGGATATTTATATTTTAGGCTTTACAACAATGCTTTTATGTATCATCCGTATCACTGGACACCAATAGGCTTTATGAATGATATAAGAAATTGGAATATCAAAGATATAAAAGAATTTCACTCAACATATTATCAACCAAAAAATGCAATACTAATAATAAGTGGTGATATCTCAAAAGATGATGCGTTTGCGCTGGCAAAAGATAGTTTTGAAAATATAAAAAATACAAAACAAATACCAAAATCACATTGTATAGAGCCAAAACAAGATGGTGAAAAAAGAGCTATAATATATAAAGATAGTCCTACTCAAATGATTGCAATTGCATATAAAATACCACCATTTAATCACGAAGATCAAATAGCCTTAAATGCTATGAGCGAATATCTAGGAAACGGGAAAAGCTCTATTTTACAAGATATTTTAGTAGAACAAAAACAGCTTGTAAACCAAATATATGCATATCCTATGAGTAGTATAGATGAAAATCTTTTTGTATTCCTTGCAGTTTGCAATCCAAACATTAAAGCAGAAGATGTAGAAAAAGAAATTTTACAAATAATATCAAACATAAAAGAAAAAGAGATAGATGAAGATGATATTTTAAGAGTTAAAAATATTATAAAAACAGATTTTGTATACTCATTTGATAGTGCTTCCAAAGTCGCTAATTTATATGGCAGTTATCTTGCAAAAGGAGATATAAAACCTTTATATAAACTGCAAGAAAGTATAGAAACTATAGATAAAGAAATGCTAAAAGAGGCTGCAAAAAAATACTTCATAGCAAAAAACTCAACCACGGTTATACTAAAAAAGGAAGAGGCATGAAACAACAAATCATAGGTGCAA
This genomic window contains:
- a CDS encoding M16 family metallopeptidase; its protein translation is MIKFNKTILKNKLEVYHIPVNKGSKVISVDIFYKVGSRNEIMGKSGIAHMLEHLNFKSTKNLKAGEFDEIVKGFGGINNASTGFDYTHYFIKCSNENLKKSLDLFAELMKNLNLKDSEFQPERDVVTEERRWRTDNNPLGYLYFRLYNNAFMYHPYHWTPIGFMNDIRNWNIKDIKEFHSTYYQPKNAILIISGDISKDDAFALAKDSFENIKNTKQIPKSHCIEPKQDGEKRAIIYKDSPTQMIAIAYKIPPFNHEDQIALNAMSEYLGNGKSSILQDILVEQKQLVNQIYAYPMSSIDENLFVFLAVCNPNIKAEDVEKEILQIISNIKEKEIDEDDILRVKNIIKTDFVYSFDSASKVANLYGSYLAKGDIKPLYKLQESIETIDKEMLKEAAKKYFIAKNSTTVILKKEEA